In a single window of the Portunus trituberculatus isolate SZX2019 chromosome 9, ASM1759143v1, whole genome shotgun sequence genome:
- the LOC123501724 gene encoding putative nuclease HARBI1, which yields MAEQQQHRVRQPRIFRDRKDVLNKLSDRELIKRYRLDRAGIVFVTILVREVLSRPTLTNKALTPEMKVLITLRYLGTGKMQLCNGDDLGVSQQTVSRVITETLDALPSQFEAEYVNRKRYHSINVQVVFDAKYRIIDLEAKWPGSVHDSRILNESGLKTMFETGVVPAGCHLLGDSGYGSKTWLLTPYLRPQPGYQLHYNSEIRVTPPAKVCKIIFVCGVLHNICKQRNIQLLLEDDQPPAEAENNIWMDDEEDGDGAEQPPAGHLAHNGLLYREFERLHFK from the exons ATGgcggaacaacaacaacatcgtgTGCGTCAACCAAGGATATTTAGAGACAGGAAAGATGTGCTAAATAAACTCAGTGATCGTGAACTCATCAAGAGATACCGACTAGACCGTGCAGGAATTGTTTTTGTGACAATTTTAGTGCGAGAAGTGCTCTCAAGACCAACACTGACAAACAAAGCTCTCACTCCTGAGATGAAGGTGTTAATAACATTAAGATACTTAGGAACTGGAAAAATGCAACTGTGCAATGGTGATGATCTAGGAGTGTCACAACAAACTGTGAGCAGGGTCATCACTGAAACACTGGATGCCTT ACCAAGTCAGTTTGAGGCAGAGTACGTCAACCGCAAGAGATACCATAGCATCAATGTACAGGTGGTCTTTGATGCCAAATATAGGATAATTGACTTGGAAGCTAAATGGCCAGGCTCAGTTCATGACTCTCGCATCCTGAATGAAAGTGGCTTAAAGACCATGTTTGAGACGGGTGTTGTACCAGCTGGTTGCCATTTGCTTGGAGACAGTGGGTATGGGAGCAAGACTTGGCTGCTGACCCCATATCTTCGACCCCAGCCTGGATACCAATTACACTACAATAG CGAAATTCGTGTCACTCCCCCAGCAAAAGTTTGCAAGATTATTTTTGTCTGTGGTGTACTGCACAACATATGCAAACAAAGAAATATTCAACTCCTTCTGGAAGATGACCAACCACCAGCAGAGGCAGAGAACAACATATGGATGGATGACGAAGAGGATGGTGATGGAGCCGAGCAACCTCCTGCAGGTCATCTTGCCCATAATGGACTGCTCTACAGAGAGTTTGAAAGACTCCATTTTAAATAA